In the Ostrinia nubilalis chromosome 15, ilOstNubi1.1, whole genome shotgun sequence genome, one interval contains:
- the LOC135078800 gene encoding uncharacterized protein K02A2.6-like, protein MGCIMWGHRLVIPNVCRDKVLRELHDTHTGIVKMKSLARSYVWWPGLDEAIERQCGACGVCAALSGAPPAHAPRSWPWPTRPWSRIHIDFLGPIAGMKFLVIIDATSKWIECFKMNQTTASKVIERLRDTFARFGLPKQIVSDNGPPFSSSEFSQFCNNNGIDHIFTAPYHPSSNGAAENAVKVCKRVIKKAIMTRMDVDTALYRFLLIYRNTSHNTTGDSPAKLLLGRNLRTRLDCLKPDREKRIGKLQEKQENSAGGVSREVKVGEEVWFKNYNDDVQWKKGKVIEKLGDTDYRISLKDGQCIHRHIDQLKICKGFGVSAQDDKVTQSKEQRNPGWLWLPGAGPAECSAAGPGSAAPAPRPPAPQLAPRRYPLRERHPPTRYGFE, encoded by the exons ATGGGCTGCATTATGTGGGGACATCGTTTAGTAATCCCTAATGTCTGCAGAGACAAAGTATTGAGAGAACTGCATGACACACATACAGGTATAGTTAAAATGAAAAGCCTGGCCAGGAGCTACGTGTGGTGGCCCGGGCTGGACGAGGCCATCGAGCGCCAGTGCGGCGCGTGCGGCGTGTGCGCGGCGCTGAGCGGCGCGCCGCCGGCGCACGCGCCCCGCTCGTGGCCCTGGCCCACACGCCCTTGGTCTAGGATTCACATAGATTTTTTAGGGCCTATAGCAGGTATGAAATTCTTGGTAATTATAGATGCAACATCTAAATGGATAGAATGTTTTAAGATGAATCAGACCACGGCCAGTAAAGTAATAGAAAGACTGAGAGACACTTTTGCTAG gtttggtTTACCAAAACAAATAGTCAGTGACAATGGGCCACCGTTTTCGAGTTCCGAATTTTCacaattttgtaataataatggaATAGATCATATATTTACAGCTCCGTATCATCCTTCTTCAAATGGAGCCGCAGAGAACGCAGTAAAAGTATGTAAAAGAGtaattaaaaaagcaattatgaCTCGTATGGACGTAGACACAGCTTTGTATAGGTTTTTATTAATATATAGGAACACCTCTCACAATACTACGGGAGACAGTCCGGCTAAACTGTTGTTAGGTCGAAATTTACGTACTAGACTAGACTGTCTCAAACCTGATCGCGAGAAAAGAATTGGAAAATTACAAGAAAAACAAGAAAATAGTGCGGGAGGAGTGAGTAGGGAAGTTAAGGTAGGTGAGGAAGTATGGTTTAAAAACTATAATGACGATGTACAATGGAAAAAGGGTAAGGTCATAGAAAAGTTAGGCGATACCGATTATCGTATCAGTTTAAAGGACGGACAATGTATACATAGACATATTGATCAACTAAAAATATGTAAGGGGTTTGGTGTATCTGCACAGGACGATAAAGTAACACAAAGTAAGGAACAGAGAAACCCCGGTTGGTTGTGGTTGCCGGGGGCTGGACCGGCGGAGTGCTCCGCGGCCGGCCCGGGCTCGGCCGCGCCGGCTCCGCGCCCGCCTGCCCCTCAGCTCGCTCCAAGGAGGTATCCTCTCAGAGAGCGACACCCTCCAACACGATATGGCTTTGAATAA